A window from Solanum stenotomum isolate F172 chromosome 5, ASM1918654v1, whole genome shotgun sequence encodes these proteins:
- the LOC125864267 gene encoding non-specific lipid-transfer protein 2, which produces MEMVSKIACLVVLCMIVAAPHAEALSCGQVTSGLAPCLPYLQGRGPLGGCCGGVKGLLGAAKTPADRKAACTCLKSAASAIKGIDVGKAAGIPSACGVNIPYKISPSTDCSKVQ; this is translated from the exons ATGGAAATGGTTAGCAAAATTGCATGCCTTGTTGTTTTGTGCATGATAGTGGCTGCACCCCATGCAGAGGCACTAAGCTGCGGCCAGGTTACATCTGGCTTGGCTCCTTGCCTCCCATATCTCCAGGGACGCGGCCCTCTAGGAGGGTGTTGTGGTGGAGTTAAGGGTCTGTTGGGTGCAGCCAAGACCCCAGCGGATCGAAAGGCAGCATGTACTTGCCTCAAATCAGCCGCTAGTGCTATTAAAGGCATTGATGTGGGCAAAGCCGCTGGTATCCCTAGTGCTTGTGGCGTAAACATTCCTTACAAGATCAGCCCCTCCACTGATTGCTCCAA GGTCCAGTAA